A window from Peromyscus eremicus chromosome 1, PerEre_H2_v1, whole genome shotgun sequence encodes these proteins:
- the Atxn2l gene encoding ataxin-2-like protein isoform X1: protein MLKPQPPQQTSQPQQPPPTQQAVARRPPGGTSPPNGGLPGPLPATTAPPGPPAAVSSCLGPAAAAGSGLRRGAESILAAPPPPQHQERPGAVAIGSVRGQSTGKGPPQSPVFEGVYNNSRMLHFLTAVVGSTCDVKVKNGTTYEGIFKTLSSKFELAVDAVHRKASEPAGGPRREDIVDTMVFKPSDVLLVHFRNVDFNYATKDKFTDSAIAMNSKVNGEHKEKVLQRWEGGDSNSDDYDLESDMSNGWDPNEMFKFNEENYGVKTTYDSSLSSYTVPLEKDNSEEFRQRELRAAQLAREIESSPQYRLRIAMENDDGRTEEEKHSAVQRQGSGRESPSLVSREGKYIPLPQRVREGPRGGVRCSGSRGGRPGLSSLPPRGPHHLDNSSPGPGSEARGINGGPSRMSPKAQRPLRGAKTLSSPNNRPSGEASVPPTPAALSFLPVGRMYPPRSPKSAAPAPVSASCPEPPIGSAVVSSASIPVTSSVVDPGAGSISPASPKISLAPTDVKELPTKEPGRTLEAQELARIAGKVPGLQNEQKRFQLEELRKFGAQFKLQSSSSPETGLDPFPSRILKEEAKGKEKEVDGLLTSDPMGSPVSSKTESILDKEDKPPLAAVGGTEGPEQLPPSCPSQTGSPPVGLIKGDDKEEGPVTEQVKKSTLNPNAKEFNPTKPLLSVNKSTSTPTSPGPRTHSTPSIPVLTAGQSGLYSPQYISYIPQIHMGPAVQAPQMYPYPVSNSVPGQQGKYRGAKGSLPPQRSDQHQPASAPPMMQAAAAAAGPPLVAATPYSSYIPYNPQQFPGQPAMMQPMAHYPSQPVFAPMLQSNPRMLTSGSHPQAIVSSSTPQYPSAEQPTPQALYATVHQSYPHHATQLHGHQPQPATTPTGSQPQSQHAAPSPVQHQAGQAPHLGSGQPQQNLYHPGALTGTPPSLPPGPSAQSPQSSFPQPAAVYAIHPHQQLPHGFTNMAHVTQAHVQTGVTAAPPPHPGAPHPPQVMLLHPPQGHGGPPQGAVPPSGVPALSASTPSPYPYIGHPQGEQPGQAPGFPGGADDRILCRVGRSHSRRRQGLAPGSVLCFPPSSLSCDPAAPLPTASPALSDPDCLLT from the exons ATGTTGAAGCCTCAGCCGCCACAACAGACCTCCCAGCCCCAGCAGCCGCCCCCCACGCAACAGGCCGTGGCCCGTCGGCCTCCCGGCGGGACCAGCCCTCCCAACGGCGGCCTCCCGGGGCCGCTGCCCGCCACCACGGCTCCCCCGGGGCCTCCTGCGGCCGTCTCCTCCTGCCTGGGGCCTGCAGCTGCGGCCGGGAGCGGGCTTCGCCGCGGAGCCGAGAGCATCTTGGCGGCGCCACCGCCACCGCAGCATCAAGAGCGGCCAGGGGCAGTGGCTATCGGCAGCGTCAG GGGACAGAGCACCGGAAAGGGACCCCCACAGTCACCT GTATTTGAAGGTGTCTACAACAATTCCAGGATGCTGCATTTCCTGACGGCTGTAGTG GGTTCCACTTGTGATGTAAAGGTGAAGAATGGCACCACTTACGAGGGCATTTTCAAGACTCTGAGCTCCAAG TTTGAACTGGCAGTAGACGCAGTACACCGGAAAGCATCTGAGCCAGCAGGTGGGCCTCGCCGGGAAGACATTGTGGACACCATGGTGTTTAAACCAAGTGATGTTCTGCTTGTCCACTTCCGAAATGTTGACTTCAATTATGCTACTAAAG ACAAGTTCACTGACTCAGCCATTGCCATGAACTCTAAGGTGAATGGAGAGCACAAAGAGAAGGTGCTGCAGCGTTGGGAGGGCGGCGACAGCAACAGCGATGACTACGATCTGGAATCCGATATG TCCAATGGATGGGATCCCAATGAGATGTTCAAATTTAATGAGGAGAACTATGGAGTGAAGACCACCTATGACAGCAGTCTGTCTTCTTACAC ggttccCTTGGAAAAGGACAACTCAGAAGAGTTTCGGCAGCGGGAGCTGCGTGCAGCCCAGTTGGCCCGAGAGATTGAGTCGAGTCCCCAGTACCGCCTACGGATTGCCATGGAAAATGATGATGGGCGAACGGAGGAAGAGAAGCACAGTGCAGTTCAGCGGCAGGGTTCTGGGCGGGAGAGCCCCAGCTTGGTGTCCAG GGAGGGGAAGTATATCCCCCTGCCTCAACGAGTTCGGGAAGGTCCCCGGGGAGGAGTTCGATGCAGCGGTTCTCGAGGAGGACGGCCTGGCCTTAGCTCTTTGCCACCTCGTGGCCCTCACCACCTTGATAACAGCAGCCCTGGCCCTGGGTCTGAGGCACGTGGTATCAATGGAG gcccTTCCCGAATGTCCCCCAAGGCGCAGCGGCCTCTGAGAGGTGCCAAGACTTTATCTTCGCCCAACAATAGGCCTTCTGGAGAAGCTTCCGTTCCTCCAACACCTGCAG ctctctcttttcttccagtGGGCCGGATGTACCCTCCACGGTCTCCCAAGTCTGCTGCCCCCGCCCCAGTCTCAGCTTCCTGTCCTGAGCCTCCCATTGGTTCAGCAGTAGTGTCCTCTGCCTCCATCCCTGTGACATCATCAGTTGTGGATCCTGGAGCAGGCTCTATTTCCCCAGCATCTCCCAAAATTTCCCTGGCCCCCACAGATG TAAAAGAACTCCCGACCAAGGAGCCCGGTAGGACTTTGGAGGCCCAAGAGCTGGCCCGGATAGCTGGGAAAG TCCCTGGGCTTCAGAATGAACAAAAACGATTTCAGTTGGAAGAACTGAGGAAGTTTGGGGCCCAGTTTAAG CTTCAATCTAGTAGCTCCCCTGAGACCGGCCTGGATCCATTTCCTTCCCGGATCTTAAAAGAAGAGGccaaaggaaaggagaaggaggtggATGGCCTATTGACTTCAGATCCCATGGGATCCCCAGTCTCCTCCAAGACAGAATCCATATTGGATAAGGAAGACAAACCACCCCTGGCAGCAGTTGGGGGCACTGAGGGGCCAGAGCAGCTCCCGCCATCTTGCCCCAGCCAAACTGGCAGTCCCCCAGTGGGCCTCATCAAGGGAGATGACAAGGAGGAGGGCCCTGTTACTGA ACAAGTAAAGAAGTCTACTTTGAACCCCAATGCCAAGGAGTTCAATCCAACAAAGCCTCTGCTGTCTGTG AACAAATCTACCAGTACTCCCACTTCCCCAGGGCCCCGTACTCACTCAACACCTTCCATACCGGTGCTGACAGCAGGCCAGAGCGGGCTCTACAGTCCCCAGTACATCTCATATATACCTCAGATCCACATGGGACCAGCTGTGCAG GCACCTCAGATGTATCCATATCCTGTATCCAATTCGGTGCCTGGGCAGCAGGGCAAGTACCGGGGTGCAAAAG GCTCACTCCCCCCCCAGCGCTCAGACCAACACCAGCCAGCCTCAGCCCCTCCGATGATGCaggctgccgctgctgctgctggcccacCCCTGGTGGCTGCCACACCTTATTCCTCCTACATCCCCTACAACCCACAGCAGTTCCCAGGCCAGCCTGCCATGATGCAGCCAATGGCACACTACCCTTCACAG CCGGTGTTTGCCCCTATGCTTCAAAGTAACCCACGAATGTTGACATCGGGAAGCCACCCCCAGGCCATTGTGTCATCCTCCACTCCTCAGTACCCCTCTGCAGAGCAGCCTACCCCCCAAGCCCTCTATG CCACTGTTCACCAGTCCTATCCACACCATGCCACCCAGCTCCATGGCCACCAGCCACAGCCGGCCACCACACCTACTGGGAGCCAGCCACAATCCCAGCATGCGGCCCCCAGTCCTGTTCAG CACCAGGCGGGGCAGGCCCCACACCTGGGCAGTGGACAGCCACAGCAGAATCTGTACCATCCAGGGGCCCTAACAGGCACGCCGCCTTCTCTACCACCGGGACCTTCTGCCCAGTCCCCTCAGAGCAGCTTTCCCCAGCCAGCTGCTGTGTATGCCATCCATCCCCACCAGCAGCTGCCCCACGGCTTCACCAACATGGCCCATGTTACCCAG GCCCATGTCCAAACTGGAGTCACAGCAGCCCCGCCCCCACACCCCGGGGCACCCCACCCGCCCCAGGTGATGCTGCTGCACCCCCCCCAGGGCCATGGGGGGCCCCCCCAAGGCGCGGTGCCCCCGAGTGGGGTGCCTGCACTCTCAGCTTCCACACCCTCACCCTACCCCTACATCGGACACCCCCAAGGTGAGCAGCCTGGCCAGGCGCCTGGATTTCCAGGAGGAGCCGATGACAGGATTC TATGTAGGGTGGGCAGAAGCCACAGTCGCCGCCGCCAGGGGCTTGctcctggctctgtcctttgcttCCCTCCGTCCTCGCTCAGTTGTGATCCAGCAGCCCCCCTCCCCActgcctccccagctctcagTGACCCCGACTGTCTCCTGACTTAG
- the Atxn2l gene encoding ataxin-2-like protein isoform X2: MLKPQPPQQTSQPQQPPPTQQAVARRPPGGTSPPNGGLPGPLPATTAPPGPPAAVSSCLGPAAAAGSGLRRGAESILAAPPPPQHQERPGAVAIGSVRGQSTGKGPPQSPVFEGVYNNSRMLHFLTAVVGSTCDVKVKNGTTYEGIFKTLSSKFELAVDAVHRKASEPAGGPRREDIVDTMVFKPSDVLLVHFRNVDFNYATKDKFTDSAIAMNSKVNGEHKEKVLQRWEGGDSNSDDYDLESDMSNGWDPNEMFKFNEENYGVKTTYDSSLSSYTVPLEKDNSEEFRQRELRAAQLAREIESSPQYRLRIAMENDDGRTEEEKHSAVQRQGSGRESPSLVSREGKYIPLPQRVREGPRGGVRCSGSRGGRPGLSSLPPRGPHHLDNSSPGPGSEARGINGGPSRMSPKAQRPLRGAKTLSSPNNRPSGEASVPPTPAVGRMYPPRSPKSAAPAPVSASCPEPPIGSAVVSSASIPVTSSVVDPGAGSISPASPKISLAPTDVKELPTKEPGRTLEAQELARIAGKVPGLQNEQKRFQLEELRKFGAQFKLQSSSSPETGLDPFPSRILKEEAKGKEKEVDGLLTSDPMGSPVSSKTESILDKEDKPPLAAVGGTEGPEQLPPSCPSQTGSPPVGLIKGDDKEEGPVTEQVKKSTLNPNAKEFNPTKPLLSVNKSTSTPTSPGPRTHSTPSIPVLTAGQSGLYSPQYISYIPQIHMGPAVQAPQMYPYPVSNSVPGQQGKYRGAKGSLPPQRSDQHQPASAPPMMQAAAAAAGPPLVAATPYSSYIPYNPQQFPGQPAMMQPMAHYPSQPVFAPMLQSNPRMLTSGSHPQAIVSSSTPQYPSAEQPTPQALYATVHQSYPHHATQLHGHQPQPATTPTGSQPQSQHAAPSPVQHQAGQAPHLGSGQPQQNLYHPGALTGTPPSLPPGPSAQSPQSSFPQPAAVYAIHPHQQLPHGFTNMAHVTQAHVQTGVTAAPPPHPGAPHPPQVMLLHPPQGHGGPPQGAVPPSGVPALSASTPSPYPYIGHPQGEQPGQAPGFPGGADDRILCRVGRSHSRRRQGLAPGSVLCFPPSSLSCDPAAPLPTASPALSDPDCLLT, encoded by the exons ATGTTGAAGCCTCAGCCGCCACAACAGACCTCCCAGCCCCAGCAGCCGCCCCCCACGCAACAGGCCGTGGCCCGTCGGCCTCCCGGCGGGACCAGCCCTCCCAACGGCGGCCTCCCGGGGCCGCTGCCCGCCACCACGGCTCCCCCGGGGCCTCCTGCGGCCGTCTCCTCCTGCCTGGGGCCTGCAGCTGCGGCCGGGAGCGGGCTTCGCCGCGGAGCCGAGAGCATCTTGGCGGCGCCACCGCCACCGCAGCATCAAGAGCGGCCAGGGGCAGTGGCTATCGGCAGCGTCAG GGGACAGAGCACCGGAAAGGGACCCCCACAGTCACCT GTATTTGAAGGTGTCTACAACAATTCCAGGATGCTGCATTTCCTGACGGCTGTAGTG GGTTCCACTTGTGATGTAAAGGTGAAGAATGGCACCACTTACGAGGGCATTTTCAAGACTCTGAGCTCCAAG TTTGAACTGGCAGTAGACGCAGTACACCGGAAAGCATCTGAGCCAGCAGGTGGGCCTCGCCGGGAAGACATTGTGGACACCATGGTGTTTAAACCAAGTGATGTTCTGCTTGTCCACTTCCGAAATGTTGACTTCAATTATGCTACTAAAG ACAAGTTCACTGACTCAGCCATTGCCATGAACTCTAAGGTGAATGGAGAGCACAAAGAGAAGGTGCTGCAGCGTTGGGAGGGCGGCGACAGCAACAGCGATGACTACGATCTGGAATCCGATATG TCCAATGGATGGGATCCCAATGAGATGTTCAAATTTAATGAGGAGAACTATGGAGTGAAGACCACCTATGACAGCAGTCTGTCTTCTTACAC ggttccCTTGGAAAAGGACAACTCAGAAGAGTTTCGGCAGCGGGAGCTGCGTGCAGCCCAGTTGGCCCGAGAGATTGAGTCGAGTCCCCAGTACCGCCTACGGATTGCCATGGAAAATGATGATGGGCGAACGGAGGAAGAGAAGCACAGTGCAGTTCAGCGGCAGGGTTCTGGGCGGGAGAGCCCCAGCTTGGTGTCCAG GGAGGGGAAGTATATCCCCCTGCCTCAACGAGTTCGGGAAGGTCCCCGGGGAGGAGTTCGATGCAGCGGTTCTCGAGGAGGACGGCCTGGCCTTAGCTCTTTGCCACCTCGTGGCCCTCACCACCTTGATAACAGCAGCCCTGGCCCTGGGTCTGAGGCACGTGGTATCAATGGAG gcccTTCCCGAATGTCCCCCAAGGCGCAGCGGCCTCTGAGAGGTGCCAAGACTTTATCTTCGCCCAACAATAGGCCTTCTGGAGAAGCTTCCGTTCCTCCAACACCTGCAG tGGGCCGGATGTACCCTCCACGGTCTCCCAAGTCTGCTGCCCCCGCCCCAGTCTCAGCTTCCTGTCCTGAGCCTCCCATTGGTTCAGCAGTAGTGTCCTCTGCCTCCATCCCTGTGACATCATCAGTTGTGGATCCTGGAGCAGGCTCTATTTCCCCAGCATCTCCCAAAATTTCCCTGGCCCCCACAGATG TAAAAGAACTCCCGACCAAGGAGCCCGGTAGGACTTTGGAGGCCCAAGAGCTGGCCCGGATAGCTGGGAAAG TCCCTGGGCTTCAGAATGAACAAAAACGATTTCAGTTGGAAGAACTGAGGAAGTTTGGGGCCCAGTTTAAG CTTCAATCTAGTAGCTCCCCTGAGACCGGCCTGGATCCATTTCCTTCCCGGATCTTAAAAGAAGAGGccaaaggaaaggagaaggaggtggATGGCCTATTGACTTCAGATCCCATGGGATCCCCAGTCTCCTCCAAGACAGAATCCATATTGGATAAGGAAGACAAACCACCCCTGGCAGCAGTTGGGGGCACTGAGGGGCCAGAGCAGCTCCCGCCATCTTGCCCCAGCCAAACTGGCAGTCCCCCAGTGGGCCTCATCAAGGGAGATGACAAGGAGGAGGGCCCTGTTACTGA ACAAGTAAAGAAGTCTACTTTGAACCCCAATGCCAAGGAGTTCAATCCAACAAAGCCTCTGCTGTCTGTG AACAAATCTACCAGTACTCCCACTTCCCCAGGGCCCCGTACTCACTCAACACCTTCCATACCGGTGCTGACAGCAGGCCAGAGCGGGCTCTACAGTCCCCAGTACATCTCATATATACCTCAGATCCACATGGGACCAGCTGTGCAG GCACCTCAGATGTATCCATATCCTGTATCCAATTCGGTGCCTGGGCAGCAGGGCAAGTACCGGGGTGCAAAAG GCTCACTCCCCCCCCAGCGCTCAGACCAACACCAGCCAGCCTCAGCCCCTCCGATGATGCaggctgccgctgctgctgctggcccacCCCTGGTGGCTGCCACACCTTATTCCTCCTACATCCCCTACAACCCACAGCAGTTCCCAGGCCAGCCTGCCATGATGCAGCCAATGGCACACTACCCTTCACAG CCGGTGTTTGCCCCTATGCTTCAAAGTAACCCACGAATGTTGACATCGGGAAGCCACCCCCAGGCCATTGTGTCATCCTCCACTCCTCAGTACCCCTCTGCAGAGCAGCCTACCCCCCAAGCCCTCTATG CCACTGTTCACCAGTCCTATCCACACCATGCCACCCAGCTCCATGGCCACCAGCCACAGCCGGCCACCACACCTACTGGGAGCCAGCCACAATCCCAGCATGCGGCCCCCAGTCCTGTTCAG CACCAGGCGGGGCAGGCCCCACACCTGGGCAGTGGACAGCCACAGCAGAATCTGTACCATCCAGGGGCCCTAACAGGCACGCCGCCTTCTCTACCACCGGGACCTTCTGCCCAGTCCCCTCAGAGCAGCTTTCCCCAGCCAGCTGCTGTGTATGCCATCCATCCCCACCAGCAGCTGCCCCACGGCTTCACCAACATGGCCCATGTTACCCAG GCCCATGTCCAAACTGGAGTCACAGCAGCCCCGCCCCCACACCCCGGGGCACCCCACCCGCCCCAGGTGATGCTGCTGCACCCCCCCCAGGGCCATGGGGGGCCCCCCCAAGGCGCGGTGCCCCCGAGTGGGGTGCCTGCACTCTCAGCTTCCACACCCTCACCCTACCCCTACATCGGACACCCCCAAGGTGAGCAGCCTGGCCAGGCGCCTGGATTTCCAGGAGGAGCCGATGACAGGATTC TATGTAGGGTGGGCAGAAGCCACAGTCGCCGCCGCCAGGGGCTTGctcctggctctgtcctttgcttCCCTCCGTCCTCGCTCAGTTGTGATCCAGCAGCCCCCCTCCCCActgcctccccagctctcagTGACCCCGACTGTCTCCTGACTTAG
- the Atxn2l gene encoding ataxin-2-like protein isoform X9 has protein sequence MLKPQPPQQTSQPQQPPPTQQAVARRPPGGTSPPNGGLPGPLPATTAPPGPPAAVSSCLGPAAAAGSGLRRGAESILAAPPPPQHQERPGAVAIGSVRGQSTGKGPPQSPVFEGVYNNSRMLHFLTAVVGSTCDVKVKNGTTYEGIFKTLSSKFELAVDAVHRKASEPAGGPRREDIVDTMVFKPSDVLLVHFRNVDFNYATKDKFTDSAIAMNSKVNGEHKEKVLQRWEGGDSNSDDYDLESDMSNGWDPNEMFKFNEENYGVKTTYDSSLSSYTVPLEKDNSEEFRQRELRAAQLAREIESSPQYRLRIAMENDDGRTEEEKHSAVQRQGSGRESPSLVSREGKYIPLPQRVREGPRGGVRCSGSRGGRPGLSSLPPRGPHHLDNSSPGPGSEARGINGGPSRMSPKAQRPLRGAKTLSSPNNRPSGEASVPPTPAVGRMYPPRSPKSAAPAPVSASCPEPPIGSAVVSSASIPVTSSVVDPGAGSISPASPKISLAPTDVKELPTKEPGRTLEAQELARIAGKVPGLQNEQKRFQLEELRKFGAQFKLQSSSSPETGLDPFPSRILKEEAKGKEKEVDGLLTSDPMGSPVSSKTESILDKEDKPPLAAVGGTEGPEQLPPSCPSQTGSPPVGLIKGDDKEEGPVTEQVKKSTLNPNAKEFNPTKPLLSVNKSTSTPTSPGPRTHSTPSIPVLTAGQSGLYSPQYISYIPQIHMGPAVQAPQMYPYPVSNSVPGQQGKYRGAKGSLPPQRSDQHQPASAPPMMQAAAAAAGPPLVAATPYSSYIPYNPQQFPGQPAMMQPMAHYPSQPVFAPMLQSNPRMLTSGSHPQAIVSSSTPQYPSAEQPTPQALYATVHQSYPHHATQLHGHQPQPATTPTGSQPQSQHAAPSPVQHQAGQAPHLGSGQPQQNLYHPGALTGTPPSLPPGPSAQSPQSSFPQPAAVYAIHPHQQLPHGFTNMAHVTQAHVQTGVTAAPPPHPGAPHPPQVMLLHPPQGHGGPPQGAVPPSGVPALSASTPSPYPYIGHPQVQSHPSQQLPFHPPGN, from the exons ATGTTGAAGCCTCAGCCGCCACAACAGACCTCCCAGCCCCAGCAGCCGCCCCCCACGCAACAGGCCGTGGCCCGTCGGCCTCCCGGCGGGACCAGCCCTCCCAACGGCGGCCTCCCGGGGCCGCTGCCCGCCACCACGGCTCCCCCGGGGCCTCCTGCGGCCGTCTCCTCCTGCCTGGGGCCTGCAGCTGCGGCCGGGAGCGGGCTTCGCCGCGGAGCCGAGAGCATCTTGGCGGCGCCACCGCCACCGCAGCATCAAGAGCGGCCAGGGGCAGTGGCTATCGGCAGCGTCAG GGGACAGAGCACCGGAAAGGGACCCCCACAGTCACCT GTATTTGAAGGTGTCTACAACAATTCCAGGATGCTGCATTTCCTGACGGCTGTAGTG GGTTCCACTTGTGATGTAAAGGTGAAGAATGGCACCACTTACGAGGGCATTTTCAAGACTCTGAGCTCCAAG TTTGAACTGGCAGTAGACGCAGTACACCGGAAAGCATCTGAGCCAGCAGGTGGGCCTCGCCGGGAAGACATTGTGGACACCATGGTGTTTAAACCAAGTGATGTTCTGCTTGTCCACTTCCGAAATGTTGACTTCAATTATGCTACTAAAG ACAAGTTCACTGACTCAGCCATTGCCATGAACTCTAAGGTGAATGGAGAGCACAAAGAGAAGGTGCTGCAGCGTTGGGAGGGCGGCGACAGCAACAGCGATGACTACGATCTGGAATCCGATATG TCCAATGGATGGGATCCCAATGAGATGTTCAAATTTAATGAGGAGAACTATGGAGTGAAGACCACCTATGACAGCAGTCTGTCTTCTTACAC ggttccCTTGGAAAAGGACAACTCAGAAGAGTTTCGGCAGCGGGAGCTGCGTGCAGCCCAGTTGGCCCGAGAGATTGAGTCGAGTCCCCAGTACCGCCTACGGATTGCCATGGAAAATGATGATGGGCGAACGGAGGAAGAGAAGCACAGTGCAGTTCAGCGGCAGGGTTCTGGGCGGGAGAGCCCCAGCTTGGTGTCCAG GGAGGGGAAGTATATCCCCCTGCCTCAACGAGTTCGGGAAGGTCCCCGGGGAGGAGTTCGATGCAGCGGTTCTCGAGGAGGACGGCCTGGCCTTAGCTCTTTGCCACCTCGTGGCCCTCACCACCTTGATAACAGCAGCCCTGGCCCTGGGTCTGAGGCACGTGGTATCAATGGAG gcccTTCCCGAATGTCCCCCAAGGCGCAGCGGCCTCTGAGAGGTGCCAAGACTTTATCTTCGCCCAACAATAGGCCTTCTGGAGAAGCTTCCGTTCCTCCAACACCTGCAG tGGGCCGGATGTACCCTCCACGGTCTCCCAAGTCTGCTGCCCCCGCCCCAGTCTCAGCTTCCTGTCCTGAGCCTCCCATTGGTTCAGCAGTAGTGTCCTCTGCCTCCATCCCTGTGACATCATCAGTTGTGGATCCTGGAGCAGGCTCTATTTCCCCAGCATCTCCCAAAATTTCCCTGGCCCCCACAGATG TAAAAGAACTCCCGACCAAGGAGCCCGGTAGGACTTTGGAGGCCCAAGAGCTGGCCCGGATAGCTGGGAAAG TCCCTGGGCTTCAGAATGAACAAAAACGATTTCAGTTGGAAGAACTGAGGAAGTTTGGGGCCCAGTTTAAG CTTCAATCTAGTAGCTCCCCTGAGACCGGCCTGGATCCATTTCCTTCCCGGATCTTAAAAGAAGAGGccaaaggaaaggagaaggaggtggATGGCCTATTGACTTCAGATCCCATGGGATCCCCAGTCTCCTCCAAGACAGAATCCATATTGGATAAGGAAGACAAACCACCCCTGGCAGCAGTTGGGGGCACTGAGGGGCCAGAGCAGCTCCCGCCATCTTGCCCCAGCCAAACTGGCAGTCCCCCAGTGGGCCTCATCAAGGGAGATGACAAGGAGGAGGGCCCTGTTACTGA ACAAGTAAAGAAGTCTACTTTGAACCCCAATGCCAAGGAGTTCAATCCAACAAAGCCTCTGCTGTCTGTG AACAAATCTACCAGTACTCCCACTTCCCCAGGGCCCCGTACTCACTCAACACCTTCCATACCGGTGCTGACAGCAGGCCAGAGCGGGCTCTACAGTCCCCAGTACATCTCATATATACCTCAGATCCACATGGGACCAGCTGTGCAG GCACCTCAGATGTATCCATATCCTGTATCCAATTCGGTGCCTGGGCAGCAGGGCAAGTACCGGGGTGCAAAAG GCTCACTCCCCCCCCAGCGCTCAGACCAACACCAGCCAGCCTCAGCCCCTCCGATGATGCaggctgccgctgctgctgctggcccacCCCTGGTGGCTGCCACACCTTATTCCTCCTACATCCCCTACAACCCACAGCAGTTCCCAGGCCAGCCTGCCATGATGCAGCCAATGGCACACTACCCTTCACAG CCGGTGTTTGCCCCTATGCTTCAAAGTAACCCACGAATGTTGACATCGGGAAGCCACCCCCAGGCCATTGTGTCATCCTCCACTCCTCAGTACCCCTCTGCAGAGCAGCCTACCCCCCAAGCCCTCTATG CCACTGTTCACCAGTCCTATCCACACCATGCCACCCAGCTCCATGGCCACCAGCCACAGCCGGCCACCACACCTACTGGGAGCCAGCCACAATCCCAGCATGCGGCCCCCAGTCCTGTTCAG CACCAGGCGGGGCAGGCCCCACACCTGGGCAGTGGACAGCCACAGCAGAATCTGTACCATCCAGGGGCCCTAACAGGCACGCCGCCTTCTCTACCACCGGGACCTTCTGCCCAGTCCCCTCAGAGCAGCTTTCCCCAGCCAGCTGCTGTGTATGCCATCCATCCCCACCAGCAGCTGCCCCACGGCTTCACCAACATGGCCCATGTTACCCAG GCCCATGTCCAAACTGGAGTCACAGCAGCCCCGCCCCCACACCCCGGGGCACCCCACCCGCCCCAGGTGATGCTGCTGCACCCCCCCCAGGGCCATGGGGGGCCCCCCCAAGGCGCGGTGCCCCCGAGTGGGGTGCCTGCACTCTCAGCTTCCACACCCTCACCCTACCCCTACATCGGACACCCCCAAG TTCAATCTCATCCCTCCCAGCAGCTCCCCTTCCACCCCCCGGGGAACTGA